In one window of Eggerthella guodeyinii DNA:
- the rsfS gene encoding ribosome silencing factor: MSTTTNEKTSRECALIAARAADDKKATDIMVQEVGELIGVTDYFVIATASNNRQVEAIIDEIEDAVRVQAQMKPLHREGTQDGTWSLLDYGSFVVHVFQPETREYYRLEALWNDAPVIDLAAEAGLTDIEYSDRIAKLLGKE, from the coding sequence GTGAGCACAACGACGAACGAGAAGACTTCCAGGGAATGCGCCCTCATCGCGGCCCGCGCGGCCGACGACAAGAAGGCCACCGACATCATGGTGCAGGAGGTGGGCGAGCTCATCGGCGTGACGGATTACTTCGTCATCGCCACGGCCTCCAACAACCGTCAGGTCGAGGCCATCATCGACGAGATCGAGGATGCGGTGCGCGTCCAGGCTCAGATGAAGCCGTTGCATCGCGAAGGCACGCAGGACGGCACGTGGTCGCTGCTCGACTACGGCAGCTTCGTCGTGCACGTCTTCCAGCCCGAGACCCGCGAGTACTACCGCCTCGAGGCGCTGTGGAACGACGCGCCCGTCATCGACCTGGCCGCCGAAGCCGGCCTCACCGACATCGAGTACTCCGACCGCATCGCCAAGCTCCTCGGCAAGGAGTAG
- the yqeK gene encoding bis(5'-nucleosyl)-tetraphosphatase (symmetrical) YqeK encodes MSEDVLSEAFFDARERDLEQRLKRKRFEHARSVSEMAALLAETYGADVRKARLAGLLHDWDKEYDDDAIRAHARALDVDVDPYVLETMPRLLHGPTAAAELKRAHPDLPDDVIQSIARHTAAAVGMSDLDMIIYIADAIEPGRDFDGLDELRSAIGEVPLEELFMMTFNHILLTLVERRRRLHPATVEVWNHYVARSREAKAEKGTA; translated from the coding sequence ATGAGCGAGGACGTGCTGTCGGAGGCGTTCTTCGACGCGCGCGAGCGCGATTTGGAGCAACGGCTCAAGCGCAAGCGCTTCGAGCACGCGCGCAGCGTGTCGGAGATGGCCGCGCTGCTGGCCGAGACGTACGGCGCCGACGTGCGCAAGGCGCGCTTGGCGGGCCTGCTGCACGATTGGGACAAGGAATACGACGACGACGCGATCCGGGCGCACGCCCGCGCGCTCGACGTGGACGTGGACCCGTACGTGCTGGAAACCATGCCGCGCCTGCTGCACGGGCCCACCGCGGCGGCCGAGCTCAAGCGCGCGCATCCCGACCTGCCCGACGACGTGATACAGTCCATCGCGCGGCACACCGCGGCGGCGGTGGGCATGAGCGACCTCGACATGATCATCTACATCGCCGACGCCATCGAGCCGGGCCGCGATTTCGACGGGCTCGACGAGCTGCGCTCCGCCATCGGCGAGGTGCCGCTCGAAGAGCTTTTCATGATGACGTTCAACCACATCCTGCTGACGCTCGTGGAGCGCCGGCGACGCCTGCACCCGGCAACGGTCGAGGTGTGGAACCATTACGTGGCCCGATCGCGCGAAGCGAAGGCCGAGAAAGGAACAGCGTGA
- a CDS encoding BTAD domain-containing putative transcriptional regulator — protein MPEFLKKASCRGRRPLHLASRRQIPRPDLIAKLLRERHVARFIVAPDGFGKTGLAMEYADTVFSFEHVVWLDGRSPCFLRDLDRGVIARTLLDDAAQPFLVVIDDVPPLDPERAQLLSDELDLLLDRDCEVMVTCMPSRDAFARHRDRIKLAAADLLLADAELDLLRTPGERSADPAQAIPRACRVAGLVWGSEEERAGFLVSALREELPADLLLPLFVMAALERGTLEDVAAFGPFGADQEGLLAEQYPYLGIESRRGRFEAAPFEADALADAFARKLGALADRSLFPDASTLVVRLGDALVARGAHERACDLVRLLAARGPRATWLATHGRALFDAACLVPACEVHRSLSGETAGKGAVLNAHEAVRRAFLGDRAAACAAARKAVRDKGAAPAARMAGALVLAQCAESDERRRADKLATALLAAAGVTHVADAHRAAGCAKAVEEQGWLASGCVHAQLRRASCPEAAHVWLDWYDRGARGGFLKQSAAEVLRQATVAGPEDARSSELDRLGALVRKRVSQASRGALGLGDALAGIAYERACEQGVLTIPALDAQASLAVRRMEMTLFSQRAACERLERERLERERVFVATHPDAYRDEGRGKRLSKLPSAAPVLTVNLFGGLDVLMGDERVDPSRFSRQKVKTLLALLVLHNGREFSRDKLVGLLWPDGELMPGRKNFYGIWAMLRRALSTPSGDCPYLIRQQQGLRLDASLLASDVAQLEDVCRTLLFERPGYGGWAQVYSQVNDRFSDDLLPSENGNDAITSLRVDYRNRLVDALVAASTRLVAAGEVQEGLWFARAALQRDRSREDAYTCLMHAQLASGQRTAALDTYFSCRRFLADELGIDPSVETVRLYRGIIETETDFE, from the coding sequence ATGCCGGAATTCCTCAAGAAAGCGTCGTGCCGCGGACGTCGCCCGCTCCATCTCGCCTCGCGCCGCCAGATCCCCCGCCCCGACCTCATCGCGAAGCTGCTGCGCGAGCGGCACGTCGCGCGGTTCATCGTCGCGCCCGACGGGTTCGGCAAGACGGGCCTGGCGATGGAGTACGCCGACACCGTGTTCTCGTTCGAGCACGTGGTCTGGCTCGACGGCCGCAGCCCGTGCTTCCTGCGCGACCTCGACCGCGGCGTCATCGCCCGCACGCTGCTGGACGACGCCGCGCAGCCGTTCCTCGTCGTCATCGACGACGTGCCCCCGCTCGACCCGGAGCGCGCGCAGCTGCTGTCGGACGAGCTCGACCTGCTGCTCGACCGCGACTGCGAGGTGATGGTCACCTGCATGCCGTCGCGCGACGCCTTCGCGCGCCATCGCGACCGCATCAAGCTCGCAGCTGCCGACCTGCTGCTCGCCGATGCCGAGCTCGACCTGCTCCGCACGCCGGGGGAGCGCTCGGCCGATCCGGCGCAGGCGATTCCGCGCGCCTGCCGCGTCGCGGGCCTCGTGTGGGGCTCGGAGGAGGAGCGCGCGGGGTTCCTGGTCAGCGCGCTGCGCGAGGAGCTTCCCGCCGACCTGCTGCTGCCGCTGTTCGTGATGGCGGCGCTCGAGCGGGGGACGCTTGAGGACGTCGCGGCGTTCGGCCCGTTCGGCGCCGATCAGGAGGGGCTGCTCGCCGAGCAGTACCCCTACCTCGGCATCGAATCCCGGCGCGGGCGGTTCGAGGCCGCGCCGTTCGAGGCGGATGCGCTCGCGGACGCCTTCGCGCGCAAGCTGGGCGCGCTGGCCGACCGGTCGCTGTTCCCCGATGCGAGCACGCTCGTCGTGCGCCTGGGCGATGCGCTCGTGGCGCGCGGCGCGCACGAGCGCGCCTGCGACCTCGTGCGGCTGCTGGCGGCGCGCGGCCCGCGCGCGACCTGGCTTGCGACGCACGGCCGCGCGCTGTTCGACGCCGCGTGCCTCGTGCCGGCGTGCGAGGTTCATCGGTCCCTGTCGGGGGAGACGGCGGGGAAGGGCGCGGTGCTCAACGCCCACGAGGCGGTTCGCCGCGCGTTCTTGGGGGATCGCGCGGCGGCCTGCGCGGCCGCGCGCAAGGCGGTGCGCGACAAGGGGGCCGCCCCCGCCGCGCGGATGGCGGGCGCGCTCGTGCTCGCGCAGTGCGCGGAATCCGACGAGCGGCGGCGGGCCGACAAGCTCGCGACGGCGCTGCTGGCGGCGGCGGGCGTCACGCACGTCGCCGACGCGCATCGCGCGGCCGGATGCGCGAAGGCGGTGGAAGAGCAGGGGTGGCTGGCCTCGGGGTGCGTGCACGCGCAGCTCAGGCGGGCGAGCTGTCCCGAAGCCGCGCACGTGTGGCTCGACTGGTACGACCGCGGTGCGCGCGGGGGCTTCCTCAAGCAGTCAGCCGCCGAGGTGCTGCGCCAGGCGACGGTCGCGGGGCCCGAGGACGCCCGGTCGTCCGAGCTCGACCGCCTCGGCGCCCTCGTGCGCAAGCGGGTGTCTCAGGCGAGCCGCGGCGCGCTCGGCCTCGGCGACGCCCTGGCCGGCATCGCCTACGAACGCGCCTGCGAGCAGGGCGTGCTCACCATCCCGGCCCTCGACGCCCAGGCGTCGCTCGCCGTCCGGCGGATGGAGATGACCCTGTTCTCCCAGCGCGCCGCCTGCGAGCGTCTCGAGCGGGAGCGTCTCGAGCGCGAGCGCGTCTTCGTCGCCACCCATCCCGACGCGTACCGCGACGAGGGCCGCGGGAAGCGCCTGTCGAAGCTGCCGAGCGCCGCGCCCGTGCTCACCGTCAACCTGTTCGGCGGCCTCGACGTGCTCATGGGCGACGAGCGCGTGGACCCCTCGCGCTTCAGCCGCCAGAAAGTGAAGACGCTGCTCGCCCTGCTCGTGCTTCACAACGGCCGCGAGTTCTCGCGCGACAAGCTGGTGGGACTCTTGTGGCCCGACGGCGAGCTCATGCCCGGGCGCAAGAACTTCTACGGCATCTGGGCCATGCTGCGCCGCGCCCTGTCCACGCCCTCGGGCGACTGCCCCTACCTCATCCGCCAGCAGCAGGGGCTGCGCCTCGACGCGAGCCTGCTGGCCAGCGACGTGGCCCAGCTTGAGGACGTGTGCCGCACGCTGTTGTTCGAGCGCCCGGGCTACGGCGGTTGGGCTCAAGTGTACTCGCAGGTGAACGACCGGTTCTCCGACGATCTGCTGCCCAGCGAGAACGGCAACGACGCCATCACCTCCCTGCGCGTGGACTACCGCAACCGCCTCGTGGACGCGCTCGTGGCGGCCTCGACGCGCCTCGTGGCGGCGGGCGAGGTGCAGGAGGGGCTCTGGTTCGCCCGCGCCGCGCTCCAGCGCGACCGCTCGCGCGAGGATGCCTACACCTGCCTCATGCACGCCCAGCTGGCGTCGGGCCAGCGCACGGCCGCCCTCGACACCTACTTCTCCTGCCGCCGCTTCCTGGCCGACGAGCTCGGCATCGACCCCTCGGTCGAAACGGTGCGCCTCTACCGCGGCATCATCGAAACCGAAACGGACTTCGAGTAA
- a CDS encoding BrnT family toxin, with product MTFGYDPVKSAANLEKHGIDFDEAQLLWEGVYLKAPARKKDERRYAVVGVLRGVHWTAIATDRDGRIRIISVRRATEQERIRYEQRKNNL from the coding sequence TTGACGTTCGGGTATGATCCAGTGAAAAGCGCGGCGAACCTGGAAAAGCACGGCATCGACTTCGATGAGGCGCAGCTGCTTTGGGAGGGTGTCTATCTCAAAGCTCCCGCTCGCAAGAAAGACGAGCGACGGTACGCGGTGGTCGGCGTGCTGCGCGGCGTGCATTGGACGGCGATCGCGACCGATCGGGACGGCCGCATCCGCATCATCTCGGTCAGGCGCGCGACGGAGCAGGAGAGGATTCGCTATGAACAACGAAAAAATAACCTCTGA
- a CDS encoding addiction module antidote protein, with amino-acid sequence MKNPFKRPMEVSEFRVADYLDSEEAIAEFLTAALEENDPEFFQKALGEVAKARGMAQVAERAGVGRESLYKSLSAEGNPRFSTIVDVLDALGFKLVVTPGS; translated from the coding sequence ATGAAGAATCCCTTTAAGAGGCCGATGGAAGTATCGGAATTCCGCGTTGCCGATTACCTTGATTCCGAGGAGGCCATCGCGGAGTTCCTGACGGCCGCCCTCGAGGAAAACGATCCGGAGTTCTTCCAAAAGGCCCTCGGCGAGGTGGCGAAGGCTCGCGGCATGGCGCAGGTTGCCGAGCGTGCGGGGGTGGGGCGCGAGAGCCTGTACAAGTCGCTCTCGGCCGAAGGCAACCCCCGGTTCAGCACCATCGTCGACGTCCTCGACGCGCTCGGGTTCAAGCTCGTCGTCACGCCGGGGTCGTAG
- a CDS encoding P1 family peptidase, producing MLQPASLADLPAFRCAHAEDARTGTGCTVVIAPEGAVCGVDVRGGGPATRETDLLKPENMIEAVHGVVLSGGSAFGLAAATGAMEELAARGIGFPVESARVPIVVGACLFDLLVGQNAHPDAAMGRAAAQAAFERDAAEPLAEGNVGAGCGASVGKLLGGERAMKAGLGVCGLRLGELAACAIVAVNALGNVRDADGAWIAGCRDDEGRVMDPLEAFGVLAQQAAAAAAAREVDPAAGPCANTTIGVVLTNARLTKAQATKASSTVHDAYARAIKPVHTSGDGDTVFTFASGEVDADYDVFAILATEAMQGAIVRAVEQAEGAYGLPAARDVVAR from the coding sequence ATGCTGCAACCCGCCTCGCTCGCCGACCTGCCGGCGTTTCGCTGCGCGCACGCCGAGGACGCCCGCACGGGCACCGGCTGCACCGTCGTCATCGCGCCCGAAGGGGCCGTCTGCGGCGTCGATGTGCGCGGCGGCGGCCCCGCGACGCGCGAGACCGACCTGCTCAAGCCCGAGAACATGATCGAAGCCGTGCACGGCGTGGTGCTGTCGGGCGGCAGCGCCTTCGGGCTGGCCGCCGCAACCGGCGCGATGGAGGAGCTGGCCGCCCGCGGCATCGGCTTCCCCGTGGAGAGCGCCCGCGTGCCCATCGTGGTGGGCGCGTGCCTGTTCGACCTGCTCGTGGGGCAGAACGCGCATCCCGACGCCGCCATGGGACGCGCGGCGGCGCAGGCGGCCTTCGAGCGCGATGCGGCGGAGCCGCTTGCCGAAGGCAACGTGGGAGCCGGCTGCGGCGCCTCGGTGGGCAAGCTGCTGGGCGGCGAGCGCGCCATGAAGGCGGGGCTCGGGGTCTGCGGGCTGCGCCTGGGCGAGCTCGCGGCCTGCGCCATCGTGGCGGTGAACGCTCTCGGCAACGTGCGCGACGCGGACGGCGCCTGGATCGCCGGCTGCCGCGACGACGAAGGGCGCGTCATGGACCCCCTCGAGGCGTTCGGCGTCCTCGCGCAGCAGGCGGCCGCCGCAGCTGCGGCCCGGGAGGTCGATCCGGCCGCCGGCCCGTGCGCCAACACGACCATCGGCGTCGTGCTGACGAACGCGCGCCTGACGAAGGCCCAGGCCACGAAAGCCTCCTCGACCGTCCACGACGCCTACGCGCGCGCCATCAAGCCCGTGCACACCTCGGGCGACGGCGACACCGTGTTCACGTTCGCGTCGGGCGAGGTCGACGCCGACTACGACGTGTTCGCCATCCTGGCCACCGAGGCGATGCAGGGCGCCATCGTTCGCGCGGTCGAGCAGGCCGAGGGCGCCTACGGGCTGCCCGCCGCCCGCGACGTCGTCGCGCGCTAG
- the nadD gene encoding nicotinate-nucleotide adenylyltransferase has product MGRICDHFDDLGRDGRPARLGIMGGTFDPIHIGHLACAEQAREAYDLDGVVFVPAGNPVFKKDRVVTPAAERLEMCRIATRSNPAFDVSAIEIERGGDTYTVDTLRQLRAHYPDNVELRFITGADAVYHIVQWRESAAIADLARLIAVTRPGYVLSEERRAFIAEHGNFAIDYLEVTALAISSSDLRERLARGKSIRYLTMQGVLDYIQERGLYETGPSDDEGGVR; this is encoded by the coding sequence GTGGGACGGATCTGCGATCACTTCGACGACCTGGGGCGGGACGGGAGGCCGGCGCGTCTCGGCATCATGGGCGGCACGTTCGACCCCATCCATATCGGGCACCTCGCGTGCGCCGAGCAGGCGCGCGAGGCCTACGACCTCGACGGCGTGGTGTTCGTCCCCGCGGGCAACCCCGTGTTCAAGAAGGACCGCGTCGTCACGCCGGCGGCCGAGCGCCTGGAGATGTGCCGCATCGCCACGCGCAGCAATCCGGCGTTCGACGTGAGCGCCATCGAGATCGAGCGCGGCGGCGACACCTACACGGTGGACACGCTGCGCCAGCTGCGCGCGCACTACCCCGACAACGTGGAGCTGCGCTTCATCACGGGCGCCGACGCGGTGTACCACATCGTGCAGTGGCGCGAGAGCGCGGCCATCGCCGACCTCGCGCGCCTCATCGCGGTCACGCGCCCCGGCTACGTGCTGTCGGAGGAGCGGCGGGCGTTCATCGCCGAGCACGGCAACTTCGCCATCGATTACCTCGAGGTGACGGCCCTCGCCATATCGTCGAGCGACCTGCGCGAGCGGTTGGCGAGGGGGAAGTCGATCCGTTATTTGACGATGCAGGGCGTGCTCGACTATATTCAGGAGCGGGGCCTGTACGAGACGGGCCCGAGCGACGACGAAGGAGGCGTGCGATGA
- the secA gene encoding preprotein translocase subunit SecA produces the protein MAGFLSKLLTLGEGKQLKTYEATASKINSLEPEMQARSDEELRALTAAFRERAAGGEDLKSLLPEAFAAVREASVRTLGLRHFDVQLIGGMALNDGQIAEMKTGEGKTLVSTLAGYLNALPGHNVHVVTVNDYLAKRDSEWMGQVYRFLGMDVGLIQNGMRPDKKIPAYKADVTYGTNSEFGFDYLRDNMVTRAESRVQRGHHFAIVDEVDSILIDEARTPLIISGAGTQAAETYNKFARVMVGLTPELDFDMDEAKKTINATESGLEKIEAMLGIDDIYADPSGQLPNHLQQALKAQFLFHRDVDYVVVNGEVKIVDEFTGRIMEGRRYSEGLHQALEAKERVLVREENQTLATITLQNYFRLYEKLSGMTGTAMTEDAEFREIYKLPVVAIPPNRPVARKDEDDLIYRTVEAKFNAVADDVAERNRAGQPCLIGTVSIESSEKLSRLLDKRGIKHETLNAKNHEREAHIIAQAGRVGAVTIATNMAGRGTDILLGGNPDVLADDVLRERGFDPELQEGDEVEEGHAPAPSAADRASALAEAKRVCGEEHDQVIDAGGLTVIGTERHESRRIDNQLRGRAGRQGDPGVTQFYLSLEDDLMRLFGGNRMDSIARMMEKTDMPEDMPIQAGMVSKAIEGAQRQVESMHFAARKNVLEYDDVMNLQRVAIYSERNAILDGKDMDERIPEIVNDAVEAVVEENCPAKVPSDDWDAKAVELWAANMTGRDDFSVAEVDHDDDPAVLSEALEEYLENVFAEKSEQLGEPVMKMLEGQVMLRMIDTRWMAHLQEMDYLKAGIGLRAFGQRDPLVEYKNEAYNAFQSLTAGMYEDYLRTLLRLQVAVKQEQPALVEEKSPLDGKVSYSSPEQALEQTGVGAARKQAAASAASPSGAPAAPPKPAAAKPQTYTKDKDDPFANVGRNDPCPCGSGLKYKKCHGRDQ, from the coding sequence ATGGCAGGATTTCTTTCCAAGCTCCTCACGCTTGGCGAGGGCAAGCAGCTCAAGACCTACGAAGCCACCGCAAGCAAGATCAACAGCCTCGAACCCGAGATGCAGGCACGCTCCGACGAGGAGCTGCGCGCCCTCACCGCCGCGTTCCGCGAGCGCGCCGCGGGCGGCGAGGACCTCAAGAGCCTCTTGCCCGAAGCCTTCGCCGCCGTGCGCGAGGCCTCGGTGCGCACGCTGGGCTTGCGTCACTTCGACGTCCAGCTCATCGGCGGCATGGCCTTGAACGACGGGCAGATCGCCGAGATGAAGACCGGCGAGGGCAAGACGCTCGTCTCCACGCTGGCCGGCTACCTGAACGCGCTGCCCGGGCACAACGTGCACGTGGTCACCGTCAACGACTACCTGGCGAAGCGCGACAGCGAGTGGATGGGCCAGGTGTACCGGTTCCTCGGCATGGACGTGGGCCTCATCCAGAACGGCATGCGCCCCGACAAGAAGATCCCCGCGTACAAGGCCGACGTCACGTACGGCACGAACTCGGAGTTCGGCTTCGACTACCTGCGCGACAACATGGTGACGCGCGCCGAGTCCCGCGTGCAGCGCGGCCACCACTTCGCCATCGTCGACGAGGTGGACTCCATCCTCATCGACGAGGCCCGCACGCCGCTCATCATCTCGGGCGCGGGCACGCAGGCGGCCGAGACGTACAACAAGTTCGCCCGCGTCATGGTGGGCCTCACGCCCGAGCTCGACTTCGACATGGACGAGGCGAAGAAGACCATCAACGCCACCGAGAGCGGCCTGGAGAAGATCGAGGCCATGCTCGGCATCGACGACATCTACGCCGACCCGTCCGGCCAGCTGCCGAACCACCTGCAGCAGGCTTTGAAGGCGCAGTTCCTGTTCCACCGCGACGTGGACTACGTCGTGGTGAACGGCGAGGTGAAGATCGTCGACGAGTTCACCGGCCGCATCATGGAAGGCCGCCGCTACTCCGAGGGCCTGCACCAGGCGCTCGAGGCGAAAGAGCGCGTGCTCGTGCGCGAGGAGAACCAGACGCTGGCCACCATCACGCTGCAGAACTACTTCCGCCTGTACGAGAAGCTCTCCGGCATGACCGGCACGGCCATGACCGAGGACGCCGAGTTCCGCGAGATCTACAAGCTGCCGGTCGTGGCCATCCCGCCGAACCGCCCGGTGGCGCGCAAGGACGAGGACGATCTCATCTACCGCACGGTGGAGGCGAAGTTCAACGCCGTGGCCGACGACGTGGCCGAGCGCAACCGTGCCGGCCAGCCCTGCCTCATCGGCACGGTGTCCATCGAGAGCTCCGAGAAGCTGTCGCGTTTGCTCGACAAGCGCGGCATCAAGCACGAGACCCTCAACGCGAAGAACCACGAGCGCGAGGCGCACATCATCGCGCAGGCCGGCCGCGTGGGCGCCGTCACCATCGCCACGAACATGGCGGGCCGCGGCACCGACATCCTCTTGGGCGGCAACCCCGACGTGCTGGCCGACGACGTGCTGCGCGAGCGCGGGTTCGACCCCGAGCTGCAGGAGGGCGACGAGGTGGAGGAGGGCCATGCGCCCGCTCCCTCCGCGGCCGATCGCGCCTCGGCGCTCGCCGAGGCGAAGCGCGTGTGCGGCGAGGAGCACGACCAGGTCATCGACGCCGGCGGCCTCACGGTCATCGGCACCGAGCGCCACGAGTCGCGCCGTATCGACAACCAGTTGCGCGGCCGCGCCGGCCGCCAGGGCGACCCCGGCGTGACGCAGTTCTACCTGTCGCTCGAAGACGACCTCATGCGCCTGTTCGGCGGCAACCGCATGGACTCCATCGCCCGCATGATGGAGAAGACCGACATGCCTGAGGACATGCCCATCCAGGCCGGCATGGTGTCGAAGGCCATCGAAGGCGCCCAGCGCCAGGTGGAGAGCATGCACTTCGCCGCCCGTAAGAACGTCCTCGAGTACGACGACGTCATGAACCTGCAGCGCGTCGCCATCTACAGCGAGCGCAACGCCATCCTCGACGGCAAGGACATGGACGAGCGCATCCCCGAGATCGTCAACGACGCGGTGGAGGCCGTCGTCGAGGAGAACTGCCCGGCCAAGGTGCCGAGCGACGACTGGGACGCCAAGGCCGTGGAGCTGTGGGCCGCGAACATGACGGGCCGCGACGACTTCAGCGTGGCCGAGGTCGATCACGACGACGACCCTGCGGTGCTGTCCGAAGCGCTGGAGGAGTATCTGGAGAACGTGTTCGCCGAAAAGTCCGAACAGCTGGGCGAACCGGTGATGAAGATGCTGGAAGGCCAGGTCATGCTGCGCATGATCGACACGCGCTGGATGGCCCACCTCCAGGAGATGGACTACCTCAAGGCCGGCATCGGTCTGCGCGCGTTCGGCCAGCGCGACCCGCTCGTCGAGTATAAGAACGAGGCCTACAACGCGTTCCAGAGCCTGACCGCGGGCATGTACGAGGACTACCTGCGCACGCTCTTGCGCCTGCAGGTGGCCGTGAAGCAGGAGCAGCCGGCGCTGGTCGAGGAGAAGAGCCCGCTCGACGGCAAGGTGAGCTACTCGTCTCCCGAGCAGGCGCTCGAGCAGACGGGCGTCGGCGCCGCGCGCAAGCAGGCGGCCGCGTCGGCGGCGT
- the brnA gene encoding type II toxin-antitoxin system BrnA family antitoxin yields MNNEKITSENLEELFDEGRDVTEFFDFDSGAVVEGRTETKRVNVDMPLWMVEALDKEAKRVGIGRQAVIKMWLAERLDEEARRTA; encoded by the coding sequence ATGAACAACGAAAAAATAACCTCTGAGAATCTCGAGGAGCTGTTCGACGAGGGTCGGGACGTTACCGAGTTCTTCGATTTCGACTCCGGTGCCGTCGTCGAAGGGAGAACGGAGACGAAGCGCGTCAACGTCGACATGCCGCTGTGGATGGTGGAGGCGCTCGACAAGGAGGCGAAGCGGGTGGGCATCGGGCGGCAGGCGGTCATCAAGATGTGGCTCGCCGAGCGCCTCGACGAGGAGGCGCGCCGCACCGCCTGA
- a CDS encoding chloride channel protein, with protein sequence MEGAKLANRALFVVSVIVTGAIAGAFVWLLLFAMNLGITFIWERLPAHFGPFFPLIACLAGGLVIGLFAKRFGSYPEDLNQVMAKVKRDGRYDYDKLGVMSVAALLPLFFGGSVGPEAGLTGAVAGICTWVGDRMKRFGSDFQQLTSVGTMAALSAIFTAPLFGFAAPLYDDGDEGEGAQTTITLPKSSKIVVYLCAIAGALGAFLGLGALFGGGLSLPRFTDIHVGTTELLWLVPLALVGAAGGWLFCAFDGLFGRLSDRMGERPVTKALIAGLALALLGIALPFTMFAGETQAEQLGEVWTTMTAFALLATGFGKVLITPLCIRFGWRGGHFFPVIFAGISIGYGMALLTGADPVFCLCACTAALVGGVMRQPLMTVLLLFLCFPVKGIVVMLAAAALGAAIPLPKALRAEKGPAPTTPA encoded by the coding sequence ATGGAGGGAGCGAAGCTCGCGAACCGCGCGCTGTTCGTCGTGTCGGTGATCGTCACGGGCGCCATCGCCGGCGCGTTCGTGTGGCTGCTGCTGTTCGCCATGAACCTCGGCATCACGTTCATCTGGGAGAGGCTGCCCGCGCACTTCGGCCCCTTCTTCCCGCTGATCGCCTGTCTGGCAGGCGGCCTGGTGATCGGGCTGTTCGCCAAGCGGTTCGGCTCCTATCCCGAGGATTTGAACCAGGTGATGGCGAAGGTGAAGCGCGACGGCCGCTACGACTACGACAAGCTGGGGGTCATGTCCGTCGCCGCGCTGCTGCCCCTGTTCTTCGGCGGATCCGTCGGCCCCGAGGCGGGGCTCACCGGCGCGGTCGCGGGCATCTGCACGTGGGTGGGCGACCGCATGAAGCGCTTCGGGTCGGACTTCCAGCAGCTCACGTCGGTCGGCACGATGGCGGCGCTGTCGGCCATCTTCACCGCTCCCCTGTTCGGGTTCGCCGCGCCGCTGTACGACGACGGCGACGAGGGCGAGGGCGCGCAAACCACCATCACGCTGCCGAAGTCGTCGAAGATCGTCGTGTACCTGTGCGCCATCGCGGGCGCGCTCGGCGCGTTCCTCGGCTTGGGCGCGCTGTTCGGCGGCGGCCTGTCGCTGCCCCGCTTCACCGACATCCACGTGGGGACGACCGAGCTGCTGTGGCTCGTGCCGCTCGCGCTCGTGGGCGCGGCGGGCGGCTGGCTGTTCTGCGCGTTCGACGGCCTGTTCGGGCGCCTGTCCGACCGCATGGGCGAGCGCCCCGTGACCAAGGCGCTCATCGCCGGGCTCGCGTTGGCGCTGCTGGGCATCGCGCTGCCGTTCACGATGTTCGCCGGCGAGACGCAGGCCGAGCAACTCGGCGAGGTCTGGACCACGATGACCGCGTTCGCGCTGTTGGCCACGGGTTTCGGCAAGGTGCTCATCACGCCTTTGTGCATCCGCTTCGGCTGGCGGGGCGGCCACTTCTTCCCCGTCATCTTCGCCGGCATCTCCATCGGCTACGGCATGGCCCTGCTCACCGGAGCCGACCCCGTGTTCTGCCTGTGCGCCTGCACGGCCGCGCTCGTGGGCGGCGTCATGCGCCAGCCGCTCATGACCGTGCTGCTGCTGTTCCTGTGCTTCCCCGTGAAGGGCATCGTGGTCATGTTGGCGGCCGCGGCCCTCGGCGCCGCCATCCCGCTGCCGAAGGCCCTGCGCGCCGAGAAGGGCCCGGCTCCTACGACCCCGGCGTGA